The following proteins come from a genomic window of Malus domestica chromosome 02, GDT2T_hap1:
- the LOC114821126 gene encoding 65-kDa microtubule-associated protein 9-like has product MFSQQGSNHFARMETKFESLLQELQKIWDEVGVPDVERDAMFLKIEQECMEVSRRKVDEAKKCKAQLLQKIANHKVELVDICAALGEQPQQLDQRASGSLKKELETIIQQLEDMKMRKMERRNEFFVVLDQLQKISNAIGKCMKDSLYKKVVEETDLSLKRLEELRRRLLEYQDEKRNRLNLVMDHLNIISSLSLVLGMDFKQTIHEIHPTLIDSEGAKDISNNTIDSLGNSIQRLRKLKNQRWQRLQDHASALLELWNLMDTPIEEQNKFQNVTSHITALESEITGPNMLSTDVLNHVEAEVSRLQQLKSSKLKEISQKKKLELEEICKRSHMVAETFSAMEHSIEAAESGTADTACLLEQIDLQITRAKEEASSRKEILEKVEKWLAARQEECWLEEYNRDENRYNAGRGAHLTLKRAEKARALVNKIPGMLEALTSKATAWERERGTEFLYDGGKLLSMLNQYSTLRQEKEQEKQRQRDIKKFQGLVLVEQEAFYGSKRSPSKSGKKASNRKMSLGGALIRSQKYEKVTPPLHPTKKGDFLHRSSSRQQYSEVEAPSFGRRTSEIYGHSVKKRPTSAAKALEMESPLIRKPLSPVYSEVSSMANIANYFEGQKKQQETNIQASHLFSEKPIMTPSKPKNVGDDAENRTPKTKPIPVPPTPSTISVHMLTAMTPATPFTSGDYKIEKADQRLEYSFEEVRAIRYELCSK; this is encoded by the exons ATGTTCAGTCAGCAAGGCAGTAATCATTTTGCGCGTATGGAAACAAAGTTTGAATCTTTGCTGCAGGAACTGCAG AAAATATGGGATGAAGTTGGAGTGCCTGATGTCGAAAGGGATGCAATGTTTCTAAAAATCGAACAAGAGTGTATGGAGGTATCTAGGAGAAAAGTTGACGAGGCAAAAAAATGTAAAGCTCAGCTTCTGCAAAAAATTGCTAATCACAAAGTAGAGCTTGTAGACATATGTGCTGCATTGGGAGAGCAGCCACAACAA CTTGATCAAAGGGCCAGTGGAAGTTTGAAGAAAGAGCTTGAAACCATTATCCAACAACTAGAGGACATGAAGATGCGGAAAATGGAAAGAAGGAATGAATTCTTTGTTGTCTTAGATCAATTACAGAAAATTTCGAATGCAATAGGCAAATGCATGAAAGACAGTCTGTACAAAAAGGTAGTGGAAGAGACTGACTTGTCCTTGAAGAGACTTGAAGAATTGCGTAGACGGCTGCTTGAATATCAAGATGAGAAG AGAAACCGTTTGAATCTGGTAATGGACCACCTAAACATAATAAGCTCACTCAGCTTGGTTCTCGGTATGGATTTTAAGCAAACAATTCATGAAATCCACCCCACTTTGATTGATTCTGAGGGAGCAAAGGACATAAGCAACAATACAATTGATAGCTTGGGTAACTCGATACAAAGGTTGAGAAAGCTCAAGAATCAGAGATGGCAGAGG CTCCAAGATCATGCAAGTGCTCTGTTGGAACTGTGGAATCTGATGGATACACCAATAGAGGAACAAAATAAATTTCAGAATGTAACTAGTCATATAACTGCTTTAGAATCTGAAATCACTGGGCCTAACATGCTGTCTACAGACGTTCTAAATCAT GTTGAGGCAGAAGTGTCAAGGTTGCAGCAGCTCAAATCAAGTAAGCTAAAAGAGATTAGTCAGAAAAAGAAGTTGGAACTGGAGGAGATATGCAAGCGGTCTCATATGGTTGCAGAAACATTTAGTGCAATGGAACACTCAATTGAAGCAGCAGAGTCTG GAACTGCGGACACTGCATGCCTGTTGGAACAGATTGATCTCCAAATCACAAGGGCAAAAGAGGAAGCTTCAAGCAGGAAAGAAATACTAGAAAAGGTTGAGAAGTGGTTGGCTGCGCGTCAAGAAGAATGTTGGCTGGAGGAGTACAACAGG GATGAAAACCGCTATAATGCAGGGAGAGGAGCCCATCTTACATTGAAACGTGCAGAGAAAGCTCGTGCTTTGGTAAACAAAATTCCAG GGATGTTGGAAGCATTGACTTCAAAAGCCACAGCTTGGGAAAGAGAAAGAGGAACTGAATTCTTGTATGATGGT GGCAAACTTCTTTCAATGCTCAATCAGTACAGCACCTTAAGGCAGGAGAAAGAGCAAGAAAAGCAGAGACAGAGA gatataaaaaaatttcaggGGCTGGTGCTAGTTGAGCAGGAAGCATTTTATGGGTCAAAACGTAGTCCATCCAAGAGTGGAAAGAAGGCTTCCAATAGAAAAATGTCCCTAGGTGGAGCATTAATCCGAAGCCAAAAGTATGAAAAAGTTACTCCGCCTTTACACCCTACAAAGAAGGGTGACTTTCTCCATCGAAGTAGCTCTCGCCAGCAATACAGTGAAGTGGAAGCTCCATCCTTTG GAAGGAGAACCTCAGAGATCTATGGTCATTCAGTGAAGAAGCGCCCAACGAGTGCTGCAAAGGCTCTTGAAATGGAATCCCCATTGATCCGGAAACCGCTCTCTCCTGTCTATTCTGAAGTGTCATCTATGGCCAACATTGCAAATTACTTTGAAGGTCAGAAGAAACAACAGGAGACAAACATCCAAGCAAGCCATCTTTTTAGTGAAAAGCCAATCATGACTCCTTCCAAGCCGAAAAACGTGGGTGATGATGCAGAGAATAGAACCCCAAAGACGAAGCCAATTCCAGTACCTCCAACTCCTTCAACAATATCAGTTCATATGCTGACGGCCATGACACCAGCCACACCTTTCACTTCTGGTGATTACAAGATTGAGAAAGCTGATCAACGACTTGAGTACTCGTTCGAGGAGGTGAGAGCAATTAGATATGAACTTTGTAGCAAGTGA
- the LOC103426872 gene encoding mitochondrial import inner membrane translocase subunit TIM10-like: MAAPNEPTVLDKEQIFGMAEKEMEYRVELFNKLTHTCFNKCVEKKYKESELNMGENSCIDRCVSKYWHVSIYLFHMILVLVYWITL; the protein is encoded by the exons ATGGCTGCCCCTAATGAGCCGACGGTTTTGGACAAGGAACAG ATTTTTGGTATGGCCGAGAAGGAGATGGAATACAGGGTTGAGTTGTTCAACAA GCTTACCCACACATGTTTCAACAAGTGCGTCGAGAAgaa GTACAAGGAGTCTGAGCTAAATATGGGTGAAAACAGTTGCATTGATCGGTGCGTGTCAAAATACTGGCATGTAAGTATCTATCTGTTTCATATGATTTTAGTGCTAGTGTATTGGATTACGTTATAA